Proteins co-encoded in one endosymbiont 'TC1' of Trimyema compressum genomic window:
- the grdA gene encoding glycine/sarcosine/betaine reductase complex selenoprotein A, translated as MLKGKKVAILGDRDGVPGDAIAEIVKTAGADVVLATTECFVUTSAGAMDLENQARIKDLAEEYGKDLVVVLGAGEAEAAALAAETVTEGDPSYAGPLAGVQLGLEVYHIFELKDGVDAEVYDEQAGMMEMVLDVDTLCEAVKSFRK; from the coding sequence GTGTTAAAAGGTAAAAAAGTGGCTATCCTTGGAGACCGTGATGGTGTTCCAGGAGATGCTATTGCTGAAATTGTTAAAACAGCCGGCGCTGACGTAGTACTAGCTACAACAGAATGCTTTGTTTGAACAAGCGCAGGTGCTATGGACTTAGAAAATCAAGCTAGAATCAAAGATTTAGCTGAAGAGTATGGTAAAGACTTAGTTGTTGTATTAGGTGCAGGAGAGGCAGAAGCTGCTGCTCTAGCTGCTGAAACAGTAACAGAAGGTGACCCCTCTTATGCAGGTCCATTAGCAGGAGTTCAGTTGGGACTTGAAGTATATCACATTTTTGAATTAAAAGATGGAGTTGATGCCGAAGTATATGATGAGCAAGCAGGTATGATGGAAATGGTACTTGATGTGGATACATTATGCGAAGCAGTAAAATCATTTAGAAAATAG
- a CDS encoding GrdX family protein: protein MKRIKSPIKRIRNKDNEHRKTLCKSLRKHLLFIVNVTIAIEEKITILLLTMNFLSSHFCLWKGSFIFELGCKIIHKGLIMIKKVFIVTNNKLVKEAYPAYFVEGDFDSVLNRVRDFVHEGHALISHPLTGSVKPHETEYKSIILDISTGPVNFNSLKLIENAIGTAAKFKKPIRHWYSSKIQEAYSPLV, encoded by the coding sequence GTGAAGAGAATAAAATCACCCATAAAAAGAATAAGAAATAAGGATAATGAACATAGAAAAACTTTATGTAAATCCCTAAGAAAGCATTTACTTTTTATTGTAAATGTTACAATTGCAATTGAAGAAAAAATTACGATTCTATTATTAACAATGAACTTTCTTTCAAGTCATTTTTGCCTATGGAAAGGGAGTTTTATTTTTGAATTAGGTTGTAAAATAATTCACAAGGGTTTGATTATGATTAAAAAAGTTTTTATTGTAACGAATAATAAATTAGTTAAAGAGGCATATCCAGCCTACTTTGTAGAAGGAGATTTCGATAGTGTTTTAAACAGAGTTCGAGATTTTGTTCATGAAGGACATGCTTTAATCAGTCATCCTTTGACAGGGAGCGTTAAGCCCCATGAAACAGAGTACAAGTCAATTATTTTAGATATAAGTACAGGGCCAGTTAACTTTAATTCTCTAAAACTAATAGAGAATGCCATTGGTACAGCAGCAAAATTCAAGAAGCCTATTCGCCATTGGTACAGCAGCAAAATTCAAGAAGCCTATTCGCCATTGGTCTGA
- the plsY gene encoding glycerol-3-phosphate 1-O-acyltransferase PlsY codes for MTVIGYIIGALIGYLLGSIPFALIIGKAVKGIDVREHGSGNLGGTNVGRVLGTKWGVCVIACDMFKGFFATLMGFYIGGEIVALVAGLFAVVGHGYPLFAKFKGGKGVATGAGIFMFLAPIQIAIVLVVFAICLLLFKYVSLASMTAAVVGIIILIIPEWISGLHINFIVRLAGIGVALFIIIKHRSNIKKLLKGEENKITHKKNKK; via the coding sequence ATGACTGTAATTGGCTATATAATTGGAGCGCTAATAGGTTATTTATTAGGTTCAATCCCATTTGCATTAATAATTGGCAAGGCTGTCAAAGGTATTGACGTAAGAGAGCATGGTAGCGGTAATTTAGGGGGCACAAATGTAGGTCGTGTCTTGGGCACTAAATGGGGCGTTTGCGTTATTGCATGTGATATGTTTAAAGGCTTTTTTGCTACATTAATGGGCTTCTATATTGGTGGAGAGATTGTAGCTTTAGTTGCAGGTCTTTTTGCTGTTGTAGGTCATGGTTATCCTCTTTTTGCTAAGTTTAAAGGAGGTAAAGGGGTTGCTACAGGTGCAGGTATTTTTATGTTTTTAGCGCCTATACAAATTGCTATTGTGTTAGTGGTTTTTGCGATATGTCTGTTGTTATTTAAGTATGTTTCTTTAGCCTCGATGACAGCTGCTGTTGTAGGGATTATTATTTTAATTATTCCTGAGTGGATTTCTGGACTTCATATTAACTTTATAGTGCGCTTAGCAGGTATTGGCGTTGCTTTATTTATCATTATCAAACATAGGAGTAATATTAAGAAGCTGTTAAAGGGTGAAGAGAATAAAATCACCCATAAAAAGAATAAGAAATAA
- a CDS encoding ATP-binding protein, giving the protein MFIGRKNALQSLEDKYDENKGHLIVVYGKRRLGKTAFLKEFSKDKEHFFYMCRETIDSEQIKLFSEEILEDHPIRSFISTFDDWEKAFMFLVNEAKEKRILIVIDEFPYLAQSNKSVLSTLQSVWDNHGDNTKLMCILTGSSLSYIEDEILSEKSPLFGRTTGAIKIDALTFKESQGILNQFNIEEQIAYFSFLGGVPRYLKGMNPEKSISENIDDQFLNKFSFLYQEIDFLIREELREPSTYYAILGAVANGASKIRDIAETTQLDKTKINVYIKNLIQLNILYKKVPLLLPEEKVNQHRSLYLFKEPYFKFYFRFIVPNLSLLENDTTHEVLNKRIMPYIDNYIEEDFQQIAIEHLKELNGNNKLPHVYQQIGDTWNDKVKIPIFGFTNDDWVLAGKAFYKRLPTMKDIDIIKQDLAIYTKDSQKKTDYFFFINMILSDELETISKLDEHIHFIKIN; this is encoded by the coding sequence ATGTTTATTGGAAGAAAAAATGCTCTACAATCACTAGAAGATAAATATGATGAAAACAAAGGCCACTTAATTGTTGTCTATGGAAAAAGAAGGCTGGGTAAAACTGCCTTTCTCAAAGAGTTTTCTAAAGATAAAGAACACTTTTTCTACATGTGTCGTGAGACTATTGATTCTGAGCAGATAAAATTATTTTCAGAAGAAATACTCGAAGATCATCCCATACGTTCTTTTATTTCAACATTTGATGATTGGGAAAAGGCTTTCATGTTTTTAGTCAATGAAGCCAAAGAGAAAAGAATATTGATTGTAATCGATGAATTTCCTTATTTAGCCCAAAGCAATAAAAGTGTGCTTTCAACACTTCAAAGCGTCTGGGATAATCACGGAGATAACACAAAACTAATGTGTATCTTAACGGGTTCTTCCCTTTCCTATATTGAAGATGAAATATTAAGTGAAAAAAGTCCTCTTTTCGGTCGGACTACTGGCGCAATTAAAATAGATGCTCTTACTTTCAAGGAAAGTCAAGGCATTTTAAATCAATTTAATATTGAAGAGCAGATAGCCTATTTTAGCTTTCTAGGGGGAGTTCCCCGCTATTTGAAAGGAATGAATCCAGAGAAATCAATCAGCGAAAATATCGACGATCAATTTCTCAATAAGTTCTCATTCCTATATCAAGAAATTGATTTTCTTATCCGAGAAGAACTGAGAGAGCCATCTACCTACTACGCCATCCTAGGTGCTGTAGCAAATGGCGCAAGTAAAATTAGAGATATTGCCGAAACAACCCAACTGGATAAAACTAAAATAAATGTCTATATAAAAAATCTAATTCAATTAAACATCCTCTATAAAAAAGTTCCCCTTCTACTTCCAGAAGAGAAGGTCAATCAACATAGAAGTCTGTACTTATTTAAGGAACCCTATTTTAAATTCTACTTTAGATTTATTGTTCCAAACTTATCCTTACTAGAAAATGACACAACCCACGAAGTTTTAAATAAGCGGATCATGCCTTATATAGACAATTACATTGAAGAGGATTTTCAACAAATAGCTATTGAACATTTAAAAGAATTAAATGGGAATAATAAACTCCCTCATGTCTATCAACAAATTGGTGATACTTGGAATGACAAAGTTAAAATACCAATATTTGGTTTCACCAATGATGATTGGGTTTTAGCTGGCAAAGCTTTTTATAAGCGACTACCAACAATGAAAGACATTGACATCATCAAACAAGACTTAGCAATTTATACAAAAGATTCTCAGAAAAAAACTGACTACTTCTTTTTCATCAACATGATATTGTCAGATGAATTAGAAACAATCAGTAAATTAGATGAACATATACACTTTATAAAAATTAATTAG
- a CDS encoding helix-turn-helix transcriptional regulator yields MKREKIREARIRFGYSQKDLAGRIGVTRQTINLIEAGKYNPSLRICKGISKELNATLDELFGE; encoded by the coding sequence ATGAAAAGAGAAAAAATTCGTGAAGCCAGAATACGCTTTGGATATTCCCAAAAAGACTTGGCAGGCAGAATTGGTGTTACTAGACAGACCATTAATTTAATTGAAGCAGGAAAGTACAATCCTAGTTTAAGAATTTGCAAAGGTATTTCGAAAGAGTTAAATGCTACATTAGACGAATTATTTGGAGAGTAA